A genomic stretch from Desulfohalobium retbaense DSM 5692 includes:
- a CDS encoding efflux RND transporter permease subunit: MNESASPKRGPLAWMAGNTVAANLLMLVLLVGGLIIGQNVTQEVFPEFSLDTVSISVPYPGASPEEVESGIILALEEAVQGVEGIKEVRSTASEGVGRVTVEAQESADLDRLWQDVKAEVDRINTFPDEAEEPSVTIASRQREVISFVLYGSQDQHVLRNAAEQTRDALLNDPGITQVDLVGTRDLEIKIEVPQEQLRRYGLTLGDISSEVRNTSLEVGAGTLETPGGDILVRVKDLRETAREYRQLPILNDTNGSRILLEDIGSVTDGFADTDAWASYNGQKALMIEVYRVGDQTPVGVATAARKVVEAFNEELPEPLQISVVRDLSEIFNQRAELLLKNAFLGLGLVFVLLAIFLEMRLAFWVSLGIPISFLGAFLFLPLTSFSINMVTMFAFIVTLGIVVDDAIVVGENIYAQRRQGQPLFQAAVAGVREVAMPVTFSVLTNMLAFLPLFFVPGMMGKIFRSIPIVVVCVFLVSLIESLLVLPAHLGHQRPGWRAGPLAPLARLQAAFSDRFERFVAAVYGPFLRFVLRNRYSVLAVALAGLMATVGYIQSGRMGLVLFPTVESDFAYVEAVLPYGTAAERVRQVETRLVQAGQEVVEANGEEQLGEGIFSRVSENTITIRLFLTDAQTRPLSTSEVTRAWREQIGPLPGLESLEFQADRGGPGSGKALTVRLSHRNQETLETAGQSLAETLEDYTGVSDIDDGSAQGKRQYDIHLLPAGRRAGLSSREVANQVRYALYGAEAVKLQRGRNEVTVRIRLPQDQRRREATLENLVLQSPRGEIPLRDAARLVPGRAYTAISRTEGRRVIAVTANVQPRSRTERLVQELKAEVLPQLASRYKGLSFSFQGRQADIRESVSALIYGLLLALLGIYAMLAIPFKSYLQPLIIMICIPFGLVGAVLGHLIMGYSLSVMSLFGVVALAGVVVNDSLVLIDFANRRRRAGTCTVQAVINAAKQRFRPILLTTLTTFGGLAPMIWETSMQARFLIPMAISLGYGIVFATTITLLLVPCLYLILEDGKRLAGLPSSVAAEDLQC, from the coding sequence ATGAACGAATCGGCGAGTCCGAAGCGCGGCCCTCTGGCCTGGATGGCCGGCAACACCGTGGCCGCGAACCTGCTCATGCTGGTCCTGCTGGTCGGTGGCTTGATCATCGGCCAGAACGTGACCCAGGAGGTCTTTCCGGAATTCTCCCTGGACACGGTATCCATCTCCGTGCCCTACCCCGGCGCGAGCCCCGAGGAGGTCGAATCCGGGATCATTCTGGCCCTGGAAGAGGCGGTCCAGGGAGTCGAGGGGATCAAAGAAGTCCGCTCCACAGCCTCCGAAGGCGTCGGCCGGGTGACCGTCGAGGCCCAGGAAAGCGCGGATCTCGACCGTTTGTGGCAGGATGTCAAAGCTGAAGTCGATCGCATCAATACGTTCCCGGACGAAGCCGAAGAACCGAGTGTGACCATCGCTTCCCGGCAGCGGGAAGTCATTTCCTTCGTTCTCTACGGCAGTCAGGACCAGCATGTGCTGCGCAACGCCGCGGAACAGACCCGGGATGCGCTGTTAAACGATCCGGGCATCACTCAGGTCGATCTGGTCGGGACCCGGGATCTGGAAATCAAGATCGAGGTCCCGCAGGAGCAGCTCCGGCGTTACGGCCTGACCCTCGGGGACATCTCCAGCGAAGTCCGCAATACCTCCCTGGAGGTCGGGGCCGGGACCCTGGAGACGCCGGGTGGGGATATCCTCGTCCGGGTCAAGGATCTGCGGGAAACAGCGCGGGAGTACCGGCAACTCCCGATTCTCAACGATACCAACGGCAGCCGGATTCTGCTTGAGGATATCGGCAGTGTGACCGATGGCTTTGCCGACACCGACGCCTGGGCCAGCTACAACGGCCAAAAAGCGCTCATGATCGAGGTCTACCGCGTCGGCGACCAGACCCCGGTCGGGGTGGCCACTGCGGCCAGAAAGGTGGTCGAAGCGTTCAATGAGGAACTGCCGGAACCGTTACAGATCTCGGTGGTCCGTGATCTCTCCGAAATCTTCAATCAACGCGCCGAGCTTCTGCTCAAAAACGCCTTTCTCGGCCTGGGTCTGGTCTTTGTCCTGTTGGCCATTTTTCTGGAAATGCGGTTGGCCTTCTGGGTCAGTCTGGGCATCCCCATTTCTTTTCTGGGCGCCTTTTTGTTCCTGCCGTTGACCAGTTTCAGCATCAACATGGTGACCATGTTCGCCTTTATCGTGACCCTGGGGATCGTGGTCGACGACGCCATCGTCGTCGGAGAGAATATCTACGCCCAGCGAAGACAGGGGCAGCCCCTGTTTCAGGCCGCGGTGGCCGGGGTCCGTGAAGTGGCCATGCCGGTGACCTTCAGCGTGTTGACTAATATGCTGGCCTTTTTGCCGTTGTTTTTTGTCCCCGGCATGATGGGCAAGATTTTCCGTTCTATCCCCATCGTCGTCGTCTGTGTTTTTCTGGTGTCCCTGATCGAGAGTCTGCTGGTTCTCCCCGCCCACCTCGGCCACCAGCGCCCTGGATGGCGTGCAGGTCCCCTGGCGCCGCTGGCCCGGTTGCAGGCGGCGTTCAGCGACCGCTTCGAGCGTTTCGTGGCCGCTGTCTACGGCCCCTTTCTCCGTTTTGTTCTGCGCAACCGCTATAGTGTCCTGGCCGTGGCCCTTGCGGGGCTCATGGCCACCGTGGGCTATATCCAGTCCGGTCGGATGGGCCTGGTACTCTTTCCCACCGTGGAATCCGACTTCGCCTATGTTGAGGCTGTCTTGCCCTACGGAACGGCGGCCGAGCGGGTGCGGCAGGTCGAGACGCGCCTGGTCCAGGCCGGTCAAGAGGTGGTGGAGGCAAACGGAGAGGAACAACTCGGTGAAGGGATCTTTTCCCGGGTCAGTGAGAACACGATCACCATCCGGCTTTTTTTGACCGACGCCCAAACCCGCCCCCTGAGCACCTCGGAAGTAACCCGGGCGTGGCGTGAGCAGATCGGTCCACTGCCCGGGCTGGAGTCCCTTGAATTCCAGGCTGACCGTGGCGGGCCGGGATCGGGGAAGGCACTCACGGTGCGTTTGAGTCACCGCAATCAGGAGACGCTGGAAACCGCCGGCCAGTCTCTGGCTGAGACCCTTGAGGACTATACCGGGGTCAGCGACATCGACGACGGCTCGGCCCAGGGCAAACGGCAATACGATATCCACCTCCTCCCGGCCGGACGCCGGGCCGGACTCAGTTCCCGTGAAGTGGCCAATCAGGTCCGCTACGCCCTGTACGGCGCCGAAGCGGTCAAGCTGCAGCGGGGCCGGAACGAGGTCACGGTCCGCATCCGCCTGCCGCAGGACCAGCGCCGCCGCGAAGCGACGCTGGAGAATCTCGTTCTCCAGTCTCCCCGGGGCGAAATCCCGCTGCGTGATGCGGCGCGTTTGGTTCCCGGCCGGGCCTACACCGCCATTTCCAGAACGGAGGGGCGGCGGGTTATCGCGGTGACCGCCAATGTCCAACCGCGTTCCAGAACCGAACGGCTGGTCCAGGAACTCAAGGCCGAGGTCCTGCCCCAACTGGCTTCGCGGTACAAAGGGTTGTCCTTCAGTTTCCAGGGGCGTCAGGCGGATATCCGCGAGAGCGTCTCCGCGCTGATTTACGGGCTGCTTTTGGCCCTGCTCGGGATTTACGCCATGCTGGCCATCCCGTTTAAAAGTTATCTCCAACCGCTGATCATCATGATCTGCATCCCCTTTGGCCTGGTGGGCGCGGTCTTGGGGCACCTGATCATGGGCTATTCCTTGAGTGTCATGAGTCTGTTCGGGGTCGTGGCCCTGGCCGGGGTTGTGGTCAACGACTCCCTGGTGCTCATCGATTTCGCCAACCGGCGCCGCCGTGCGGGAACCTGCACGGTGCAGGCCGTGATCAACGCCGCCAAACAGCGCTTCCGCCCCATTTTATTGACCACCTTGACGACATTTGGGGGGCTGGCGCCGATGATCTGGGAGACCTCCATGCAGGCTCGGTTTCTGATCCCCATGGCCATTTCCCTGGGGTACGGCATTGTCTTTGCTACCACGATTACCCTGCTTTTGGTCCCCTGCCTGTATCTCATCCTGGAGGACGGCAAACGGCTGGCGGGGCTGCCCTCGTCCGTGGCCGCGGAGGATTTGCAGTGTTGA
- a CDS encoding cupin domain-containing protein → MHHTHLYDNPMGEKAPKNVLVHDSPYFKIINFNLKAGQEVPVHSHDIEGQLSVTVIEGNGAFLGADNATLPARAGDVLVADISEPHGFRAETDMRVLVTIAPPI, encoded by the coding sequence ATGCACCACACACATCTGTACGACAATCCGATGGGCGAGAAAGCCCCCAAAAATGTCCTGGTTCACGATTCCCCCTATTTCAAGATCATCAATTTCAATCTCAAAGCTGGCCAGGAAGTCCCCGTGCACAGCCACGACATCGAAGGTCAGCTTTCCGTGACGGTCATCGAGGGCAACGGCGCATTCCTGGGTGCGGACAATGCGACCCTGCCGGCCCGCGCCGGGGACGTTCTGGTGGCGGACATCAGCGAGCCCCACGGCTTTCGCGCCGAGACCGACATGCGGGTCCTGGTGACCATCGCGCCGCCGATCTAA
- a CDS encoding cytochrome c3 family protein, which yields MRRLFKPALFVALGLVLAFPLFSMAYYTMVRTSTPQFCASCHEIEYAYNTWKTSTHANNPKGFVADCMDCHLPAPHDTFDFFYAKTYHGIKDVVKHFTMDTSKYDHEKNRERAYEDIDNAQCQKCHRNLLEMPYKRGAMLAHKAVLYPRPGYEKKCVDCHDDLVHFPKDNYAYDPEVQDRNSGSL from the coding sequence ATGCGACGCCTGTTCAAACCGGCCCTGTTTGTAGCGCTCGGCCTGGTCCTGGCGTTTCCGCTTTTCAGCATGGCCTATTATACAATGGTCAGGACCTCGACGCCGCAGTTCTGCGCCTCCTGCCATGAGATCGAATACGCCTACAACACCTGGAAGACGTCGACCCATGCCAACAATCCCAAGGGGTTTGTGGCCGATTGCATGGATTGTCACCTTCCAGCCCCCCACGACACGTTCGATTTTTTCTACGCCAAGACCTACCACGGTATTAAGGACGTGGTGAAACACTTCACCATGGATACCTCCAAATACGATCACGAGAAGAACCGGGAACGGGCCTATGAGGACATCGATAACGCCCAATGCCAGAAATGCCACCGGAATCTTCTCGAGATGCCCTATAAGCGCGGGGCGATGCTGGCCCACAAAGCGGTGCTCTATCCCCGGCCGGGGTATGAAAAAAAATGCGTCGATTGTCACGACGATCTGGTCCATTTTCCGAAGGACAATTACGCCTATGACCCGGAAGTCCAGGACCGGAACAGCGGTTCGTTGTGA
- a CDS encoding efflux transporter outer membrane subunit codes for MQRCLFLVGVASIVLTGCMPFHPPARNSTAPVPMPETFDSEAQEQAVPAPWWKALDSPELNRLVQTALEHNFSIRSAWARLRQARAQLDRAEASLWPSLEGSGTGERTRSYREQTDMTTSANEMSYGVSASYELDLWGRARSARQAQVLSSSASRQDVEAAAASVVGQITATWLETLSLREQVLRLRRQIAAEKKVLRLQRIRYENGAIDGPTLTRQRRQVAATEGSLPDLQARLGRARNALATLVGVSGPDALCLEQERFPDLLPLPEAGLPARLMAERPDIQAAWLKLRAADWEVAVAQADMLPSLSLSAGRTYTNDMFSLDWTSWISRLTGNLTAPLFSGGRRLAEVERTRAVVEQRVADYGEVVLEAFQDVRDALVNEETQRRAVAQTRRQLQAARQALSQARLRYANGQSGYVDVVAEQASVAQFERQLVQQRAQLLTERVGVYRALGNAWTDSLSASGKSVSRAGFQKGHMEQEQ; via the coding sequence ATGCAACGGTGTCTATTTCTGGTTGGTGTCGCAAGCATTGTTTTGACCGGCTGTATGCCGTTTCATCCTCCTGCGCGCAATTCCACTGCGCCGGTGCCCATGCCCGAGACCTTTGACAGCGAGGCGCAAGAGCAGGCTGTACCGGCGCCGTGGTGGAAAGCCCTGGACAGTCCTGAGCTCAATCGTCTGGTCCAAACCGCTCTGGAACACAATTTCAGCATCCGTTCGGCCTGGGCTCGTCTGCGCCAGGCCCGGGCCCAACTGGACCGGGCCGAGGCAAGCCTGTGGCCCAGCCTTGAGGGCTCGGGCACGGGGGAGCGGACCCGGTCCTACCGGGAACAGACGGATATGACCACTTCCGCGAACGAGATGTCCTACGGGGTGAGCGCTTCCTACGAACTCGATCTCTGGGGCCGGGCGCGCTCGGCGCGGCAGGCCCAGGTCCTGAGTTCCAGCGCCAGCCGGCAGGATGTCGAAGCGGCAGCAGCGAGTGTCGTGGGACAGATTACGGCCACCTGGCTCGAGACGCTCTCGCTGCGTGAGCAGGTCCTGCGCTTGCGCCGCCAGATCGCGGCCGAAAAAAAGGTCCTGCGCTTGCAGCGCATCCGTTATGAAAACGGGGCCATTGACGGCCCGACCCTGACCCGACAACGGCGGCAAGTCGCGGCCACCGAAGGCAGTCTGCCGGATTTGCAGGCCCGGCTGGGCCGGGCGCGAAACGCCCTGGCCACCCTTGTCGGCGTCTCGGGACCTGACGCGCTCTGCCTGGAGCAGGAGCGGTTTCCTGATCTGCTCCCCCTCCCTGAAGCCGGCCTTCCAGCCCGCCTTATGGCCGAACGTCCGGATATTCAGGCCGCCTGGCTCAAACTCCGGGCCGCGGACTGGGAGGTGGCCGTGGCCCAGGCGGACATGCTCCCCAGTCTTTCCCTGTCCGCGGGCCGGACCTACACCAACGACATGTTCAGTCTGGATTGGACGAGCTGGATCTCACGATTGACCGGCAATCTGACTGCGCCGCTGTTTTCCGGCGGGCGCCGACTGGCCGAGGTCGAACGGACCCGGGCGGTGGTTGAGCAACGCGTTGCCGATTACGGCGAGGTCGTGTTGGAAGCATTTCAGGATGTCCGTGACGCACTGGTCAACGAAGAGACGCAGCGCAGGGCTGTGGCCCAGACCCGGCGGCAGCTGCAAGCCGCCCGTCAGGCGCTGTCTCAGGCTCGCTTGCGGTATGCCAACGGTCAGAGCGGCTATGTGGATGTGGTTGCCGAACAGGCCAGCGTGGCCCAGTTCGAACGGCAGCTGGTCCAGCAACGGGCACAACTCCTGACGGAGCGCGTCGGCGTCTACCGTGCCCTGGGCAATGCCTGGACCGATTCCCTGAGCGCTTCCGGGAAAAGCGTCTCGAGAGCTGGTTTTCAGAAAGGACATATGGAGCAAGAGCAATGA
- a CDS encoding transposase, producing the protein MNAEITSCWHDEGAARELLGHRCWPDGIVCLRCGNEVAGLADGRWRCRSCRYTFGLFTGRWLARSGFSARKWLCLTDLFAREYPLRKISSRLNVAYNTAYKGVSIIRQALSAAPPCPLDPSFLAARPVETTRPPVFGIQISPGGYHCVPVPDLPVQSMWEMGLACSRCGNVVITSAFQQYTHLVFCATPALCRMCEHRLEDIPVYNWGSSPFWDFVCPRLARFHGITPERFPLYLKEMEWRWNTGIVQRFFDRALAALCRRVKGPR; encoded by the coding sequence ATGAACGCTGAGATCACTTCCTGTTGGCACGATGAGGGCGCCGCCAGAGAACTGCTCGGACACCGTTGCTGGCCGGACGGGATCGTCTGTCTGCGGTGCGGCAACGAGGTCGCCGGGCTGGCTGATGGCCGCTGGCGGTGTCGTTCCTGCCGCTACACTTTCGGCCTGTTCACGGGCCGCTGGCTGGCCCGGAGCGGCTTTTCAGCCCGGAAGTGGCTGTGTCTGACCGATCTGTTCGCCAGGGAATACCCCTTGAGGAAGATCAGCTCCCGGCTCAATGTGGCCTACAATACCGCGTATAAGGGCGTCAGCATCATCCGCCAGGCGCTGTCTGCTGCCCCTCCCTGCCCCTTGGATCCCTCTTTTTTGGCAGCCCGCCCCGTTGAGACGACCCGGCCCCCGGTGTTCGGGATACAGATCTCGCCAGGCGGCTACCATTGTGTCCCCGTCCCGGATTTGCCGGTGCAAAGCATGTGGGAGATGGGGCTTGCCTGTTCCCGATGCGGCAATGTGGTTATCACCTCCGCTTTTCAGCAATACACGCATCTCGTGTTCTGCGCCACGCCAGCCCTGTGCCGGATGTGCGAACACCGTCTGGAGGACATCCCTGTATACAATTGGGGAAGCTCTCCGTTCTGGGATTTTGTTTGTCCGCGTCTGGCCCGATTTCACGGCATCACTCCGGAGCGCTTCCCATTGTATCTCAAAGAGATGGAGTGGCGCTGGAATACCGGGATCGTGCAGCGGTTTTTTGACCGGGCGCTCGCTGCCCTGTGCCGACGCGTGAAGGGACCGCGCTAG
- a CDS encoding multiheme c-type cytochrome, giving the protein MFRKLRFVSLIVTGICLAGGLAVQAQQGNGTVPAGKNMLKEKEFRIERSMSKQAQACIQCHKQETPAIFSDWAKSRHASANITCLDCHQAEEHEPGVSKSHYEQYKRSDIKWGTKEYRVPVAAMATPKDCSRCHPDEVKQYSKSKHANTLEIIWKIDPWLNDGMNSDWERSSGCFYCHGTVLKKGPEGKLDPQTWPNVGVGRINLDGSKGSCTSCHTRHRFSVMEARKPEACGQCHLGPDHPQIEIYMESKHGDIYTAFGDEYEWKSAPGTWTPGVDYRAPTCASCHMSGAGEVMTTHDVTERLSWETQAPLTVRPENFKPFPADTNWKVEREKMQEICMQCHGETWVKDHYAKLDKSVEEYNEVYFKPAKAMLDKLYAEGLLDDSKFFDEKLEVDFYELWHHEGRRARMGTAMMAPDYSWWHGFYECKHSFNEFMAEAQHLLDTGQKAHKYENFPNANGDTTRPEVLFGDKD; this is encoded by the coding sequence ATGTTCAGGAAATTACGGTTTGTCAGCCTCATTGTGACGGGCATATGTCTGGCCGGAGGTTTGGCAGTCCAGGCCCAGCAGGGCAACGGGACGGTCCCGGCGGGGAAGAATATGCTCAAGGAAAAAGAGTTCCGCATCGAGCGGTCCATGTCCAAACAGGCCCAGGCGTGTATCCAATGCCACAAGCAGGAGACACCGGCTATTTTCAGTGATTGGGCCAAGAGTCGTCACGCTTCGGCGAATATCACCTGTCTGGACTGCCACCAGGCGGAGGAACACGAACCGGGTGTCTCCAAGAGCCACTACGAACAATACAAGCGCTCGGACATCAAGTGGGGGACCAAGGAATACCGTGTCCCTGTCGCGGCCATGGCCACGCCCAAGGATTGCTCCCGTTGTCACCCCGACGAGGTCAAGCAGTACAGCAAGAGCAAGCACGCCAACACCCTGGAGATCATCTGGAAGATCGACCCCTGGCTCAACGACGGGATGAACTCCGATTGGGAGCGTTCCTCCGGTTGTTTTTATTGCCACGGGACCGTGCTCAAGAAAGGGCCGGAAGGCAAACTCGATCCCCAGACCTGGCCCAACGTCGGCGTGGGCCGGATCAATCTCGACGGCAGCAAGGGCAGTTGCACCAGCTGTCACACCCGGCACCGCTTTTCAGTCATGGAGGCTCGCAAACCTGAAGCCTGCGGGCAGTGCCACCTCGGTCCGGACCACCCGCAGATCGAGATCTATATGGAGTCCAAACACGGTGATATCTACACCGCCTTCGGCGACGAGTACGAATGGAAGTCCGCTCCCGGGACCTGGACACCGGGTGTTGACTACCGGGCCCCGACCTGTGCCTCCTGTCACATGTCCGGTGCGGGAGAGGTCATGACCACCCACGACGTCACTGAACGGCTCTCCTGGGAAACCCAGGCCCCGCTGACGGTGCGTCCGGAAAACTTCAAGCCTTTCCCGGCCGACACCAACTGGAAGGTCGAGCGGGAAAAGATGCAGGAAATCTGCATGCAATGCCACGGCGAGACCTGGGTCAAGGACCACTACGCCAAACTGGACAAGAGTGTTGAAGAGTACAACGAGGTCTATTTCAAACCAGCCAAGGCAATGCTGGACAAGCTCTATGCCGAAGGACTGCTCGACGACAGCAAGTTCTTCGACGAAAAGCTCGAGGTGGATTTCTACGAACTCTGGCACCACGAAGGCCGCCGGGCCCGGATGGGTACGGCCATGATGGCCCCGGACTACTCCTGGTGGCACGGGTTTTACGAGTGCAAGCACAGTTTCAACGAGTTCATGGCCGAGGCCCAGCATCTCCTGGATACCGGGCAAAAGGCCCATAAGTATGAAAACTTCCCCAATGCCAACGGGGATACGACGCGCCCCGAGGTCCTGTTCGGCGACAAGGACTAG
- a CDS encoding efflux RND transporter periplasmic adaptor subunit gives MSRFPRLKVVFKGLVTLVILAVGAAVALYFVQNRPHVERGERPTPPPVVVETIPLRPTTVQASITAMGTVQPAQKTVVRAQVGGTVTAVHPQWGPGGRVTEGETLVRIDPADYRLAVKRKESALAQAEADLALEQGQQEIARQEWDMARRADNATLNKTSLALRKPQLKKARAQVQSAQADLEQARLDLRRTTVTAPYDGLILERHVDRGTAVSAQGQLATLVGTGSYWIAAQVPVDRLVAMCIPPGQAAGTEVTVRSQTGSATWEGRVLRCTGSLSGQARMAEILISVSDPLGIETTQEAGLLLGDYVEVVITGRSFEEVARVPRSALHQGNQIWLYRQGRLRVKPVEVLWKSATDVIVPFDFAEGSRLIVSDLTTPVEGMSLRRAGLLGEGEAANATQTRAENAGGDS, from the coding sequence ATGAGCCGTTTCCCACGCCTGAAAGTGGTTTTTAAAGGACTGGTGACGCTGGTGATTTTGGCCGTGGGTGCTGCGGTGGCCCTGTATTTTGTCCAAAACCGCCCCCACGTCGAGCGGGGCGAACGGCCCACTCCTCCACCGGTGGTGGTGGAAACCATTCCCCTTCGGCCGACCACGGTCCAAGCCTCGATCACGGCCATGGGGACGGTGCAGCCAGCGCAAAAGACCGTGGTCCGGGCCCAGGTGGGCGGGACGGTCACCGCGGTCCATCCCCAATGGGGACCGGGAGGCCGTGTGACCGAGGGCGAGACCCTGGTGCGCATTGATCCTGCCGACTACAGGCTGGCCGTAAAGCGCAAGGAAAGCGCTCTGGCCCAGGCCGAAGCGGATCTGGCTCTGGAACAGGGACAGCAGGAGATCGCCCGTCAGGAATGGGATATGGCCCGCAGAGCGGACAATGCGACGCTGAACAAGACTTCCCTCGCCCTGCGAAAGCCCCAGCTCAAAAAGGCCCGGGCCCAGGTCCAAAGTGCCCAGGCTGATCTGGAGCAGGCCCGGCTGGATTTGCGCCGGACCACCGTCACGGCCCCCTATGACGGCCTCATCCTCGAGCGCCATGTCGACCGCGGCACTGCGGTTTCCGCCCAGGGGCAATTGGCGACACTGGTCGGAACCGGGAGCTATTGGATCGCGGCCCAGGTCCCCGTGGACCGGCTGGTGGCCATGTGTATTCCGCCGGGACAGGCCGCGGGAACAGAGGTCACGGTCCGCTCCCAGACCGGCAGTGCGACCTGGGAGGGCCGGGTCCTGCGCTGTACGGGCAGTCTCAGCGGCCAGGCCCGGATGGCGGAGATCCTGATTTCCGTCTCCGATCCGCTGGGTATCGAGACCACCCAGGAAGCGGGGCTGCTTCTGGGGGATTATGTGGAGGTGGTCATCACCGGGCGGAGCTTTGAAGAGGTGGCCCGGGTGCCGCGGTCGGCCCTGCATCAGGGCAATCAGATCTGGCTTTACCGGCAGGGCCGTTTGCGGGTCAAACCTGTTGAAGTGCTCTGGAAGAGCGCCACGGATGTGATCGTGCCCTTCGACTTTGCAGAGGGCAGCCGCCTGATCGTTTCGGATCTGACGACACCGGTGGAGGGCATGAGCCTGCGCCGGGCGGGTCTTCTCGGAGAGGGCGAGGCCGCCAACGCCACGCAGACCAGAGCTGAGAACGCCGGAGGCGATTCATGA
- a CDS encoding universal stress protein encodes MLRNFLFPVYAKSPVNTVLAQAEFIRSFEPEKVYLLYVASGNSSRPIKRIDRIEKGMRELGLPVERLVRYGHVPSQVVTTAEATQSIICFTKKWKNPIKKAVAGSVISDVVRMSDEPIMIYKRGLSAHTGGVLHSSMYATDFKHSDKTCIQYIRHKAFKAQRLILLHVGQRAPDPETEKKRLENVYANLARLASECQNGFEKIEKREVLGLGVERKILRQAKKEEIDLLVIGKIDARGIMSRFTGSTAEAIYNRAPCSVLVIPSKR; translated from the coding sequence ATGCTGCGCAATTTTCTTTTTCCAGTGTATGCGAAAAGTCCTGTGAATACGGTTCTGGCCCAGGCGGAATTCATCCGTTCCTTTGAACCGGAAAAGGTCTACCTGCTCTATGTGGCCTCCGGAAACAGTTCGCGCCCGATCAAGCGGATCGACCGGATCGAAAAGGGCATGCGCGAACTCGGGCTGCCGGTGGAGCGCCTGGTGCGCTACGGTCATGTGCCCAGCCAGGTCGTGACGACGGCTGAGGCAACGCAGAGCATCATCTGTTTTACCAAAAAATGGAAAAATCCGATCAAAAAGGCCGTGGCCGGGAGCGTCATCAGCGATGTGGTCCGCATGAGCGACGAGCCGATCATGATCTACAAAAGGGGCTTGTCCGCTCATACCGGGGGAGTGCTGCACAGCAGCATGTACGCCACGGATTTCAAGCACTCGGACAAGACCTGTATCCAGTATATTCGGCACAAGGCCTTCAAGGCCCAGCGACTGATCTTACTCCATGTGGGACAACGGGCGCCGGATCCGGAGACGGAAAAGAAACGACTGGAGAATGTTTACGCCAATCTGGCCCGGCTGGCCTCTGAATGCCAGAACGGTTTTGAAAAAATCGAGAAACGAGAGGTGCTGGGGCTGGGCGTGGAGCGCAAGATCCTGCGCCAGGCCAAAAAGGAGGAGATCGATCTCCTGGTCATCGGCAAGATCGACGCTCGGGGCATCATGAGCCGGTTCACTGGCTCCACGGCGGAAGCGATTTATAACCGGGCTCCCTGTTCAGTGCTCGTTATTCCCAGCAAGAGGTAA
- a CDS encoding gamma-glutamylcyclotransferase family protein: protein MASLFVYGTLMDAEVFFAVTGTAPPEAEKALLRGFARYRVRQATYPGILPCPGGQVEGVVLPDLPGALWHRLDEFEGPLYELRPVTVSTVGGSTAAAWAYIVPRHLGAQLSKEPWSLERFRREDKSALLRALG, encoded by the coding sequence ATGGCCAGTTTGTTTGTTTACGGCACGTTGATGGACGCCGAAGTCTTTTTCGCCGTCACCGGCACAGCACCCCCTGAGGCTGAAAAGGCCCTGCTCCGGGGATTTGCCCGCTACCGGGTGCGCCAGGCAACCTATCCCGGCATACTCCCGTGCCCCGGCGGCCAGGTTGAGGGGGTGGTGCTGCCCGACCTGCCAGGCGCGCTCTGGCACCGGCTGGACGAATTCGAGGGACCGCTCTACGAGCTCCGCCCGGTCACCGTGAGCACAGTTGGCGGCTCGACCGCCGCTGCCTGGGCCTACATCGTCCCCCGGCACCTGGGCGCTCAGCTGAGTAAGGAGCCCTGGAGTTTGGAACGATTCCGTCGTGAAGACAAGTCCGCATTGCTGAGGGCCCTGGGCTGA